cattttcctttttttttttttgtaactgTGGGTTTGTGACTTGCATGAGCACATAGAAAATGGAGGGGAAAACAAGAGAGAGGAATAGATGAGTATTTAATCTTTGGGAACTCTGAAGCCTCGGATCTTCATGCTTTGAGGTGCACATGAAGCTGGCCTCGAGGCTTTTCCATTATATATTAGTTGATCAGATAGCGGCTTGACTAAAATCTTTTTCTATTATTGATAAATGCACTCCTATATCTAGGGCACTAGATTGTTCCCTTCTATATAAAGATTGACCTATGGAGGGTTCTATTAAATATCATTCTATTAGAGGCCAGGAGAGTGTAGAATCATGGTTATCATTCAGGTTGAAGGGTTGTATTGCTTCTCTGAGGGATCTGAAATTACCTTCTAAAATTTCGAAAGCCAACATATCAGTCATTTTGGTAGAGGGTGAGCTTTGGTAcaatggtaaggttgctccaCTGTAACCTAAAGTCATAGGTGCAAAATATGGAAACAATCTCTCCACATGTGTAGGTGATGCTTTATACATCTGACCCTCCCCAAATCCTGAAATAGTGGGAGTTGGGTTGCTCACAGGGTGTCAGTCACCTTGGTACCATTTTATGTGCATCCCTTTGTTCTTATAttgatcttcttttcattttacaAATATCTTTTGTATGTCATAGTTCTTGTCACCATCCTCATATTAAATGTGGCCAATTAGCATGGTATATGTCTATCTCTCACAAGGATATAAACTCTCTGTTTATTTGGCAAATTTTGTAACTACTCGCTTGCACGGTTTGGTTCCCAACACTATTTCTTTGGCTTGTAGGCCATAGAGATGATGCAATTCCATAAATACTCAAAGtggagatttttattttttaaatatgcaATTTTCATTCATGAATTTTCTGTTAGAAAGGTAGTTTTTCTTGTTGATCAATATTGGGTGGTTGTCCAGCATGGTATAATTTGTatcattcttctcttttcttttcttggttGGTGTGGGAGTTATTTCAAAGTTTTTGCCATATAGTAATCGTTATACATACTTATTTTCTGTTTTAGTAATGGTCTAGTTAAGGAAACCACATTTTATTTTCCATTCTATTGTATTAATTGCAAAATGTTAGTtactaaatttgataaaatattggaTGATTTTGTTATTAGGGTTAGAGGTCTCAGAGATGAACACAATTCCCTTCATCAGACCTTTTCTTCTTTCATATTCAGCTAGACCTGTTCTGAATTCCTGTTGCCTCTTGCTATGTGGGCTGAATCTTTCTAATACATAATGTAGGTATCCTGATAACTGCTCTTCTATGTTTCATGGTGCGCTTCTCTTGCCCAGACAATTGAATTCAACACCAATTTGTTGAAGGCTGAAGTCAGATTGAGTCTTCACAATTCCCATTCTGAGGGAATAGTCTCATGGTTGATTTCCTTCATTTTCACAGTAGTACCAATAGAACATTTCAAACATGTTGAGCAAAAACTGCAAAAACAACTAAATGTTTTCGTCAGTGATTATTATTCTAAGATTTCAATCATCGACATATTACTtgcaacaattttttcttcttaataTTTAGTATCATGTTGCATGAAGTTGATTATTACACACAAATTTGCACCTCCCCTGATATTGCATCTAAGCTTGATGGTGTTCTTGAGCATTATAATCTGTGCTTGCTTGCAGATGGTGAACCACCTTATCTTCACATTTCTGTTCATGATTTTGTCTTCAAAATCATTAGACATAATGACAATTATTTGATGATTAATATGTTGGATGTAGAGAACAAGGCTGTATGGGAAGGAGAAGATGATGTTATGTCATCTATACAGAAAAAAGGTTGCGAATACATAGATCCATCAAAGCAAAGTTATATGGGCATTAAAGAGTCCTTTAATGGAAAGAAGAACAATGATAGATGTACGGAAGCTCCATTTACCATTCCTCCAGATGAAATTAATTTGGGTGAAAATGAGACCGAGTTTTGCACTGACAAAACTGTTACTGAAATTCAGCCACCGGAGATAATATATAAAGATGGTGCCTGTCACAATATAAAGGACATATGTGTTGATGAAGGGATATGTTCCCTTGAGAAGATTTTGGTAGAAAATGATGAGTCAAGCCAGAGGTTTCCTTCTAGTTTTGACGATACTGTTGAAAGTGGAAATGATGCTTTGAGCAAAGAAATGGCAGATGGTAGTACGACCTCTGTGCATGATTCGAGATCTACATCATATGAGCATCTTATTTCTGTTGAAAAGAATGCAATGGAACATTTTTCTGGGagtttatccaaagttggtgccaatttTGATACAACTAATCCATTCATAAGTGATATATCTGACGAGAATATCAGTTTAAAACAATGCTTTCCTCTGTATGAGTTTGAAACAGACTCTCAGCAAGTGAAGCCGACCAATTTCGACTGCGGCAATGATCATAAACATTATTCTGAGAGTTTATCTAAAGTTGGAGGCAAGTTTCGTGCAACTAATCCATTCCTGACAGATATATCTGATGAGACAATCAGTTTTAAACAATTCCTCTCTCTGCAAGAGCTTGAAACTGATTCCCTTCAAGCGGAGCctaccaacttcgactgcagcaATGAACAATTGGCtgatcatcaaaaattttatcagGTACTTGATGTGCAGAAAGCACTTTCAATTATTTCTtctgatatataaatataaaacctGGTCTTTAATTTCTGAATTATCAGGTATTGAAATAGGTTCAATGATTAATGATTCCCATGATATGCCACCATCAAATGAGATAATTTAAGACCATATGAAATGTCCAGGATCCATGATGCATTCAAAACTGctaattttatactgaaatttcATAGAGTACTTGCTGTCTATTACAAGTTTCTGACCAGAATAAGGGTCATTAAATGCCCGGTATAATCTCATTGCCTTTTGAGATTGGAGGTTGCAGAACAAGTAAACACATCTCCATTTCCTGCATTAAACTCAAAGTATCTCCGGTTATTGTTAATGAGGAATTGAGGAAGAAAATGTTTACTTGACATTCCTACAGGTTAACAAATAGTTAAATCTTGTCATGCTTTTCAGTTGTCTGTCCTTCTGCATTTCTCAAATAATCAATGCTCGTTCGCTATATAGCCAATATGAATGTGATTCTGGTGATATAGGAACATGATCAGCCAAGttgaattatgtcttgatgatTTATCTCAGGGTACATTGGAAGAGGAGTACTCTACAATGTCAGCTGTGCCAGCTGATGCCAGACAATCCACCCAAAGCAATGGGTCTAAGGAAAATGCTTCTATTTCTCTTGCACAGGGCACATTGGAAGATGGTTACTTGACAGCCGCATCTTCTTTATCTGATGTTGGGGAGTCCGAGCAGAGCAGTGGGATCAAGGAAAGTCCTGCTAAGTCTTCGTCAGAGGATACATTGGAAGAGGGGTGCTCAGTAACCACATCTGCTTTATATGACGTCAGTAAGTCTGACGAAAGTAGTGGGATCAAGGAAAAACCTGATGAGGGTTTATCACAGGGTCTGTTAAAAGATGTTTGCTCTCAAGATATGGCCTTGCCATCTGATATTAAAGAGTCCAATGAAAGCAGTAGGACCATGGGAAACCCTGCTAATGCTGAGCTGGAAAGTGGAGTCTCTGGATTAGCATCCATAGGTGGCCAGGAGAGCAAAGAGAAAATAGATAGGCAACGAGATGGACAGGCTAAAAATGATCCGGTAACCGAAGAGGCTGTTTCTGATAATGCTACAACTTCAGCTCGAAGTTCACTTGTTCATAATTATCATCTAGATGCAGACTTCTCGGAACCAGTTTACATGTCAGGCCCAATTGCATCCTCAGGGCATATACCATATTCTGGTAGCATTTCTCTTCGGTCCGATAGTAGCACAACCAGCACTCGTTCCTTTGCATTTCCCATGTAAGTATGACCTTCCATCTGAGCAATTCAAATTCTGCTCTCCAACTATCCACGTGCATGGAATGCTTAAATTATGACTATTTTTGTTAtgcaattaaattaaattaagtgtttGTCTGGTGAAATTTTTATATGTTGTGATAAAATTGGGAACTTAGAAGTTCATTGAACTGAGTGTTTGTAAGAGAGGTGGATTACTCATCAAATGCATTTTCCCACTGACTAATTTAGCTGTGAGAGTCCCTGGACAGAAACGATCAAGTTTGTTTCCTGGTGGTATGGTAGCAAGACTAAAGTAAACTAATGggaataatgaaaataataaccTGGGTCATTGTCACGTATATAGTGTAACTAGCAGTTCACTAATGGTAGGAAATAACCGACAGTATATTGTAGTATCAAATTTTAAGAAATTACATGAAAATTTATCTCATCTTATTAGCATCCATATAGCTACTTGTTTTCTTTGTATTCTTATGTTTTCCATTATccattttattacatttatacaCTTTGCAAGTTTACCAATACAAAGTCACTTGCAGATCCGTagacaatttttttttgtttctgtaGTACTCAACACATTATCTAGCAGTGCCATGAATAAAGGACAAAATGTTAAAATTTTCCTAGGTGTTTTCAGCATTTGTTGACTTCGGCTAGAGACATCTCATTTGAGACTTCAAATCTAGGTTGAAGGTTAGATCAAAGTTTGATGAGGCTGATGAAGACTTTTGGACAGAGGCAGTGTATCAGAAACATTCTATATTGTAGGACTTGGCCTCGTATAGGAAAACATGACATGGTAGAATGTGTAAACAACCCCAAATTGATGGCATAATACATTACCATATGCAACCCCTTCTCTGGGTATGGTTCTCCTAATATGCTTGTTTTCTACATGGCAGCACCAAGTTTTTTTTAGTTTGTGAATTGCTTTAGCTTACCcttaagattcttttaacagtccTTGTTGAAAATTATTGATCACTTCATTTGTGCCATCAACTGTTGTTCTGGTAACTGTGCAAACATCATCTTGAGTACATCAAATTGTTACCATCTAACCATCACATGCATGCAAGTAACGACACTGGCATGTTGTTCCAGTTTGCCAATGCTGGGTCCTTTCTTTCTTTGTCTGTTATCAACGTATCCATCAGAATGCCTCTTAGGAAACAATttgtgaaaaaattttgagattcgCTATTTTGGAATTTCATTTAGCTTGCAATTTTGGCTAAACTATGTACGAGAGCATAAAGGTCCTAGCTTATTGTATTGTGGCAACAGGTTTTAGTAACTTTCATCTTATACCGTGCTGGTGGAGACCTCATTCTTCTTGCTCTTCTTCTCAGTTGTTGTTAGAAAAATTCAGATATGTAACATATGTATTGGGTCGATATCTTCTCTGATCTGCTTTATAAGGTTGTTGTACTGGTTTGCTATGTAGGCCAATAGATTAGATAGACGAGATAATAATCTTCTGGTATGTTTGAGCTGAGCAACACTCTAGTGGTCATGCACAAACATCCCCCCATCCCCCTTTCTTTTCCTAAAGGGTGTTGTTTTGGGCTCAAGTCCTTGGTGGTACATCCCATGTACATGGACCTGCATAGTTTACCTTGGGTGGGTCTTCTGTCTCATTCCTCTTTATTCCCTAATagcgtatgtgtgtgtgtgtgtgtgtattacaAAGAGCTTGGAGATGTAATTCTAAAATGTTCAAGTGAGGACAAAGTTAGTTGGGTCTGTGTCTTTTAATGATAACCTTATGACAGTAAAAATTCTTTATCTCTGCTCATTAAAATCTGCAAATTCATTTAATATGTCTATTACCATGCACAGCCATACTATGTTAAGTGGATTCTTTTTCCTTAATCTACTTTTGCCTGTTTTGCATTCCGAGTAATTAATTACCTTGATTTTGTTAATGCACAGACTACAGTCAGAGTGGAACAGCAGCCCAGTCAAAATGGCAAAAGCAGATCGCAGGCATTTAAGGAAGCATAGGGGTTGGTGGTTGGGACTTCTTTGCTGTAGATTCTAGATTTACAGCGATCCCTTATTCCATTATACATCATCTTGATTTTGTAACATGATGTTTAATCCCTTGaagttctttttccccttttcctGTTTATATTCTGCTTTATTTATTCTACAGCAGGCTAAGCAGGTTGTGGCATGGGATAATGGTTTGTATGGTGCAATCAGAGATGTGGGTGGTATCTTGTTTTTTACTATAAGATATTTGAATGGTTCTGCATGTACATCTCTTCATCAAACAAAAAAGTGTATCTGTGGTTTGATAGAAGAGCTCTACTTTCTTGGCTTTTCCCTGGATCAAGGTTTTTTTGCTGTCTTAAGTCTAGTTGGATGGGGGGACCACGGGATGGTCATAATACATATGTTCATGTCTTGGTGAGAGTTGTGAATTATAAAGCCGTTGGTAGTGTCTTCTTGCTACTATATAATTACTTGTACACCCTACAAAATCCGTTTCTTTGTTATCTTGGTCTGAGCTCCAGGTCAAGTTTTCTTCTGTGGTGTAATTCCACCTGCGAGAAGTCTCACCCAATAATAAGCTTCAAGTGGTGTTCCTATGAATGCCCGCAGCagttaaaaatatctattttcaGGCTATGTGCTTTCAGCTCCCTTTCAatcaaagaaggaaaaaagaggcGATCGAGGATACATTATTGTATGGAGTTCATGGGATACCCTTTCTGATCTGCAGGAAATCGTTGTTTAAGAAGTTCTGTGTGATTTTGTATTACTTATATTTCTAAAGCTCACATATTTGTGCTTTTAAATGTGTAAAAGTTTTAAAGAATATACAGAGTGATTGGAAGAACTCAAAATGTTAAAAGTTGTGTTCTCTGTAATTAGTGTGCATGCATCCATAGCTTTTACAGGCCTCTTGAGAGGTCCTTTTCATTCATACCTTTTGCATGCCTATTGGAAGGTGTTAGTCTGCCGTGGATTTTAATATGGAataattttttgttattttatttaatttttcaaataagaCTGTGAAAGGATGGTTGCTAGTACCTCCTGGTTCAGAACTCATCTTTCCTTGTTTCTGTGCAGAGACCTTTGAATTTCAGAATATAATTGAGATGAAACATTGAATTCACTGAGAAATTCAGGATCTTACAGTGTTTCATGCCAAACGCAATCTAAGCAACATGATTAATGACACAAAAGTacaccaaaaacaaaaaaaaaaactcgaaATTGCGCATGGTTGGCATATCATAAATTTGATCCTAACAAGTGTAAAGTTTGGGTCCTCTCCAGTTCACTTCTGTTTGATTCATCTTGTTAAATAATACTAACAATCCATTCGTGTGATTATTTTGTTCAATCAGTATCTATTTATTAGTTTGAATCACTTAATTGGACTATGGTGGGTGCTGTGTAAACTAGAGGAGCCTGAGCAAGCTTCCTAGAATTGGCTTGTTTCATAAGCCAAGCAGGAGCTACAGCTTGCTCGGTTAATTTTAGCTCGAGACAGCTTGTTCAAGGAATCCAGTGAAAGCTTGACCATCCTAATTTTCTTAGACATTAACTTACTTGTGAGGGACTTACTTGTGAGGGACCAAGCTCTGGCTGTTTTCAAATTTAATGCTACTCAGGCCCGGTTAGATGGTGGCTCGTTACTGTAACTTCTGGGATTAATGGTTTACCTACTTCAGTTTAAACCTTTGCTAAGAGATTTATTACATATAATGATATTTTGCAGATGAAGAAAGCTATTAGGCCTATATGTTGCAGATGAAGATAGCTATTTGGGATATATATTGCAGATGAAGATGGCTATTTGTGCTTTTAAAGCGACTGACATCTACTAAGAAGACAACCAGGTAGCTGATCAACCGGCATCCATATCTCTTGAAGTTGATATGCTTTGGGAAAGAAATTATCAGATTCCAGCCTAGGTAGCTCACTTAATAAGCTCATGCATATGATCCTCCCTCTTAATAAGCTGATACATATGATCCTCACCACCCCCGATAAGGATTTGAATTATATAACTTAacttttccttcatttttttttttggtttggagcataattgagccaaatatgaacAAGGCAAAACTCAAACGCCAACTCAAATTATTGCCACATATCTGATAAGCAAATATATActataatgaaaaaataataaagtctgataagtttttgaaaaaaatataggaACATTCTTTCAACTTtgtttcaattttatttatatcttcTATACTTTAAAAAGTATTAAATTAGTACTTCTAATTATCGATATATTTCAATATGATTTGATCGTCTATCTCTGTTAACGGAATGATGTC
The DNA window shown above is from Elaeis guineensis isolate ETL-2024a chromosome 8, EG11, whole genome shotgun sequence and carries:
- the LOC105049967 gene encoding uncharacterized protein isoform X1; this translates as MEFLWILISRVDRKHDCVSSCLSRRCKKWLCFEQSKMKLDGEPPYLHISVHDFVFKIIRHNDNYLMINMLDVENKAVWEGEDDVMSSIQKKGCEYIDPSKQSYMGIKESFNGKKNNDRCTEAPFTIPPDEINLGENETEFCTDKTVTEIQPPEIIYKDGACHNIKDICVDEGICSLEKILVENDESSQRFPSSFDDTVESGNDALSKEMADGSTTSVHDSRSTSYEHLISVEKNAMEHFSGSLSKVGANFDTTNPFISDISDENISLKQCFPLYEFETDSQQVKPTNFDCGNDHKHYSESLSKVGGKFRATNPFLTDISDETISFKQFLSLQELETDSLQAEPTNFDCSNEQLADHQKFYQGTLEEEYSTMSAVPADARQSTQSNGSKENASISLAQGTLEDGYLTAASSLSDVGESEQSSGIKESPAKSSSEDTLEEGCSVTTSALYDVSKSDESSGIKEKPDEGLSQGLLKDVCSQDMALPSDIKESNESSRTMGNPANAELESGVSGLASIGGQESKEKIDRQRDGQAKNDPVTEEAVSDNATTSARSSLVHNYHLDADFSEPVYMSGPIASSGHIPYSGSISLRSDSSTTSTRSFAFPILQSEWNSSPVKMAKADRRHLRKHRGWWLGLLCCRF
- the LOC105049967 gene encoding uncharacterized protein isoform X3; its protein translation is MKLDGEPPYLHISVHDFVFKIIRHNDNYLMINMLDVENKAVWEGEDDVMSSIQKKGCEYIDPSKQSYMGIKESFNGKKNNDRCTEAPFTIPPDEINLGENETEFCTDKTVTEIQPPEIIYKDGACHNIKDICVDEGICSLEKILVENDESSQRFPSSFDDTVESGNDALSKEMADGSTTSVHDSRSTSYEHLISVEKNAMEHFSGSLSKVGANFDTTNPFISDISDENISLKQCFPLYEFETDSQQVKPTNFDCGNDHKHYSESLSKVGGKFRATNPFLTDISDETISFKQFLSLQELETDSLQAEPTNFDCSNEQLADHQKFYQGTLEEEYSTMSAVPADARQSTQSNGSKENASISLAQGTLEDGYLTAASSLSDVGESEQSSGIKESPAKSSSEDTLEEGCSVTTSALYDVSKSDESSGIKEKPDEGLSQGLLKDVCSQDMALPSDIKESNESSRTMGNPANAELESGVSGLASIGGQESKEKIDRQRDGQAKNDPVTEEAVSDNATTSARSSLVHNYHLDADFSEPVYMSGPIASSGHIPYSGSISLRSDSSTTSTRSFAFPILQSEWNSSPVKMAKADRRHLRKHRGWWLGLLCCRF
- the LOC105049967 gene encoding uncharacterized protein isoform X4, with amino-acid sequence MKLENKAVWEGEDDVMSSIQKKGCEYIDPSKQSYMGIKESFNGKKNNDRCTEAPFTIPPDEINLGENETEFCTDKTVTEIQPPEIIYKDGACHNIKDICVDEGICSLEKILVENDESSQRFPSSFDDTVESGNDALSKEMADGSTTSVHDSRSTSYEHLISVEKNAMEHFSGSLSKVGANFDTTNPFISDISDENISLKQCFPLYEFETDSQQVKPTNFDCGNDHKHYSESLSKVGGKFRATNPFLTDISDETISFKQFLSLQELETDSLQAEPTNFDCSNEQLADHQKFYQGTLEEEYSTMSAVPADARQSTQSNGSKENASISLAQGTLEDGYLTAASSLSDVGESEQSSGIKESPAKSSSEDTLEEGCSVTTSALYDVSKSDESSGIKEKPDEGLSQGLLKDVCSQDMALPSDIKESNESSRTMGNPANAELESGVSGLASIGGQESKEKIDRQRDGQAKNDPVTEEAVSDNATTSARSSLVHNYHLDADFSEPVYMSGPIASSGHIPYSGSISLRSDSSTTSTRSFAFPILQSEWNSSPVKMAKADRRHLRKHRGWWLGLLCCRF
- the LOC105049967 gene encoding uncharacterized protein isoform X2, with the translated sequence MEFLWILISRVDRKHDCVSSCLSRRCKKWLCFEQSKMKLENKAVWEGEDDVMSSIQKKGCEYIDPSKQSYMGIKESFNGKKNNDRCTEAPFTIPPDEINLGENETEFCTDKTVTEIQPPEIIYKDGACHNIKDICVDEGICSLEKILVENDESSQRFPSSFDDTVESGNDALSKEMADGSTTSVHDSRSTSYEHLISVEKNAMEHFSGSLSKVGANFDTTNPFISDISDENISLKQCFPLYEFETDSQQVKPTNFDCGNDHKHYSESLSKVGGKFRATNPFLTDISDETISFKQFLSLQELETDSLQAEPTNFDCSNEQLADHQKFYQGTLEEEYSTMSAVPADARQSTQSNGSKENASISLAQGTLEDGYLTAASSLSDVGESEQSSGIKESPAKSSSEDTLEEGCSVTTSALYDVSKSDESSGIKEKPDEGLSQGLLKDVCSQDMALPSDIKESNESSRTMGNPANAELESGVSGLASIGGQESKEKIDRQRDGQAKNDPVTEEAVSDNATTSARSSLVHNYHLDADFSEPVYMSGPIASSGHIPYSGSISLRSDSSTTSTRSFAFPILQSEWNSSPVKMAKADRRHLRKHRGWWLGLLCCRF
- the LOC105049967 gene encoding uncharacterized protein isoform X5 — protein: MSSIQKKGCEYIDPSKQSYMGIKESFNGKKNNDRCTEAPFTIPPDEINLGENETEFCTDKTVTEIQPPEIIYKDGACHNIKDICVDEGICSLEKILVENDESSQRFPSSFDDTVESGNDALSKEMADGSTTSVHDSRSTSYEHLISVEKNAMEHFSGSLSKVGANFDTTNPFISDISDENISLKQCFPLYEFETDSQQVKPTNFDCGNDHKHYSESLSKVGGKFRATNPFLTDISDETISFKQFLSLQELETDSLQAEPTNFDCSNEQLADHQKFYQGTLEEEYSTMSAVPADARQSTQSNGSKENASISLAQGTLEDGYLTAASSLSDVGESEQSSGIKESPAKSSSEDTLEEGCSVTTSALYDVSKSDESSGIKEKPDEGLSQGLLKDVCSQDMALPSDIKESNESSRTMGNPANAELESGVSGLASIGGQESKEKIDRQRDGQAKNDPVTEEAVSDNATTSARSSLVHNYHLDADFSEPVYMSGPIASSGHIPYSGSISLRSDSSTTSTRSFAFPILQSEWNSSPVKMAKADRRHLRKHRGWWLGLLCCRF